One Micromonas commoda chromosome 5, complete sequence genomic window, ATAAGTGCTCACGaagaaggtacgaaggtgcGAGTCTTCATTACACGCACGGGGAGCTCTCGTCTTCTAGATCTCGTCGGACTCCGCAGTCGAGGCTGCCCCGCGGAtgggcgtccgcgtcgtcacGTAACCATAACCACATTGTTGAGAATTTGTACAGATGCTCCGGCTGAACTACATGTAGAAACCCTTCGCGCGCCAggcgtcgtcgcacgcgcaCAGGCACCGCCCCGACCTGAACCCGCCGGTGAACGGATCGCACGCGCTCGCTTCCGTCAGGTTgaacccgtcgtcgcactcgggcgcgcacgtcgcgttgccgccggtgacgttcAAGagccgagcgacgacgccgcacgTGCCGGTCCGGCCGttgggcggcgcgccggcggcttccgcgtCGCACTCGAGCGCGTGGGGAATcacccacccgccgccggagccgtcCGGTTCGTTGCGACCGACAACCaggatcgcgcccgcgccggagagcCGCGCGTTTCGCCCGAACCtctcgccgggcgcgccgtcgaggttcaccgcgggcgccattCGCCAGCTCGAATCCTCGGCGTTCCAGTCGAAGACCCGGACGTAtccgtcgaccccgcgctcggcgccgaccgcgaGTCGGCTCCCGTCCCGGGACAGCGAGACGGTCGATCCGAACCGGTCGCCCGatacggcgccggcgagggggCCCGACTCGCCCACCGCCTCCCAGGTCGATCCGGTCGATCCGGTCGatccgttcgcgtcgcgggtccGGGTCCAACGGTACAccgcgacgaccccgaccccgtcatcggcgtcgggagctccgacggcgaggtgagtgccgtcgccggagaggGCGATCGACGTCAGGACTCGACCATCCCCGGCGGTCGAATCGCCGCCCATCTTCGaccacgagctcgaggcgcggtCCCACCCGAAGACtaacgcgacgcccgcgcccggcgccgccgccgcgaggcgcgttcCGTCGAGGGAAaggctcaccgcggcgccgagtcgcgcggggacgtccgTGCCGTGGGGTCCCACGATGTCGACTCCCATCCGAGACCAAGATGCCCGCGAGGCGTCCCACCTGAACACTCGaaccgagcccgagccgtccggcgcgccgacggccaaCACGGAGCCGTCTCGGGATAGCGAGACGGCGTGACCAAAGTCGGAACCGGACGGTTgttcgagggcgtcgcccaGTTGATCCCAAGTCGAGTTTTGCGCGTTCCAACGATACACACGTACGGCGCGGCCGTTCGGGTCACCCAGGGCGAGTCGCTTCCCGTCGCCAGACAGACAGAGCTCGCCGGCCAAATCCTGACCTGtttcgacgtcgccgccggcgcgtttCCAGCCTTCATCGTCGTTCCACTCAAAAACGCGGACGTACACGATGAAGGCACACGATTCGGACGTACACGATTCGACGGTCCCAGCAGCCGCGATCCGCTTTCCGTCGTACGATACGGATACGTGTCCGTCGCGGGAGCCAAACTCGTGATTAGCCGCATCGACCTTCATGTCCTCGCCGAAGAAAAAGTCGCTTCTCCATCGCTTGACGAGGCGGGCCCACGCGAAAGGGGGACCGGAGTGATGGTCCTCATATTGGTTCACCTTATCTGGGTAGTGCAGACACGTGTCCTCATCGAAGAAAGGTTTGGCAGTATCACCGCAATGCGCATGTAGAGTCCGCCAGGTGTCGGCACCGAGGAACATGTTGGAAGAATTCACCAGGGAGTCTGTTCGCCACCGCGTGATGTCGGCGGTGAATGCGCTCGCGTTCTCGAACATGCGGGACATGTCGGTCACACCGCGCACGTCCCATCGGGAAATATCGCTGTTGAAGCGTGAGCAGCCCTCAAACATGCTGGCCATCGATTTCGCGGAGCTCGTGTCCCATCTGCTCAGGTGGCTGCCCGTGAATTGGCATGTGCCAGAACACGCGACAAAACGATCGAAATGCTCAACCCTGGAGACATCCCAGCTTGAAATGTCACCGTCGAAAGCCGCCGCGTTTGAGAACATCGACTGCATGTCGGTCACCCGCGACGTGTCCCAGCTTGAAATGTCCTGGTTGAACTGGGACTTGTCTCGAAAGAGTCCCACCATGTTGTCGACTTTCCCCGTTTCCCAATCTGGCATGTCCACGCATCCCGCGGTGGGACATCGTCGGTGCGCCGGGTTCCAATCCAGACACCTCTTGTCCGAGGAGCAGCATTtctcccccgacggcaccgcaTCCAGGCACacatccaccgccgccttcagCTCGGCGCGATCCGCAAACGGCCAAGCACACACAGCCTTTTCTGTCAACACCCGGTTGGTGCACGACGTCACGCCCTTCAGCACGTACCCGGCGTTGCACGTGGGGACGCATGACGTGCCGCTCATGAGGGTGTCGGTgcagtcgccgacgccgccgttgtcGGGtggggtggacgcgtcgcacgcgttgtCTATGCGCGTCAACATGCTCGGATTCCACCGCAGATGACAGTCACTGCACGAATTGTCACCCATTGGCAAATTAGTATACCTCGCGGTGAAGGCAGTCGCGGAATCAAACATATCGTACCACGGGCTATAGTTGGGATACCCCCTAAAAGAACAGCATGCTAATCCAGACGTTGTCCACCTTGAAATATCCCTGTTAAACGCGTAGGCGTTTTCAAACATATGACGCATGTCAATGACCGAGCTGACGTCCCACCGCGatatgtccgcgttgaactgGCCGGCGGAATAAAACATCTGTTCCATGCGCGTGACCGAGCTGACGTCCCACCGCGatatgtccgcgttgaactgCTGCGCGCTCCTGAACATCCGGTACATGTTCGTGACCGAGCTGACGTCCCACTTGGAGATGTCCGCGTTGAAGGATCCTTTGCTATAGAACAAGCTGCCCATGTCCGTCACCAGCGATACATTCCACTTATCCATCTCGGCCGtcccgaccgcggcgccgcagcccgcgccgcgactgCAACACGCCACGCCGGTGGCATCGACTGCGAGGCAATTTCTCACTGTGAGGCGCAGTGCGTCTGAATCTACAAATGGGCACGCCGTATCTCCCTGAGTTGGATCGTCGCCTGCTCTCTTACGTGTTCCATCCTCTACAGGACACGGGACGCACCATCCAGACTCAACGCGTTCGTTCTCCAGGCATGGCTTACTCGTCCATTCGCTCGGTGACCCATCAGTCGTTTCAAGCCCATCTCCGCGCGAAAAGTGAGACAgccacgcgtcggcgcctgAGAATATTCCCGTCGTGTTTGCGTCGTCGGCAAAGGTCCAGCCTCTGATGTCCTGGAAGAAGCTCGATCTGCCGGCGAACAGCTCGTGCGCATCCGTAACCTGCGACACGTCCCAATCAGGCATGTCCACGCATcccacgccgccgcatcGCCTCGTTGCCGGGTCGGGGTACCGGCACTTGGGATCAGAGGAGCAGCACCTGTCCCCAGACGGCACAGCATCCAagcacgcgtccaccgtcgcCTTCAGCTCGGCGTGATCCGCAAACGGCCAAGCACACACAGCCTCCGTCAGCACTCGGTCGGTGCACGACGTCACGCCCTTCAGCACGTACCCGGCGTCGCACGTGGGGACGCATGACGTGCCGCT contains:
- a CDS encoding predicted protein, translating into MSRMFENASAFTADITRWRTDSLVNSSNMFLGADTWRTLHAHCGDTAKPFFDEDTCLHYPDKVNQYEDHHSGPPFAWARLVKRWRSDFFFGEDMKVDAANHEFGSRDGHVSVSYDGKRIAAAGTVESCTSESCAFIVYVRVFEWNDDEGWKRAGGDVETGQDLAGELCLSGDGKRLALGDPNGRAVRVYRWNAQNSTWDQLGDALEQPSGSDFGHAVSLSRDGSVLAVGAPDGSGSVRVFRWDASRASWSRMGVDIVGPHGTDVPARLGAAVSLSLDGTRLAAAAPGAGVALVFGWDRASSSWSKMGGDSTAGDGRVLTSIALSGDGTHLAVGAPDADDGVGVVAVYRWTRTRDANGSTGSTGSTWEAVGESGPLAGAVSGDRFGSTVSLSRDGSRLAVGAERGVDGYVRVFDWNAEDSSWRMAPAVNLDGAPGERFGRNARLSGAGAILVVGRNEPDGSGGGWVIPHALECDAEAAGAPPNGRTGTCGVVARLLNVTGGNATCAPECDDGFNLTEASACDPFTGGFRSGRCLCACDDAWRAKGFYM